A genomic stretch from Microplitis mediator isolate UGA2020A chromosome 10, iyMicMedi2.1, whole genome shotgun sequence includes:
- the LOC130675522 gene encoding chymotrypsin-2-like, which yields MIAAINYIPIYLRDWKFKMVSLISIATNFVIFALIAISDGDARSLARILEGTDAEPEKFPYMVSLRRWNNHVCGGAIISPRHILTAAHCFIGRADPPYTEGLVIVSGAAVNRYNGEIHQVKKVTPHSDYRKGTENRWRNDIAVVELKNDITENRYQKPIALPKTDTPGNVTAVLSGWGQTTLRGEESDRLKQRIVRILPNDECNKKDADILDTNLCGFDGRGTGFCEGDSGSPLIHNDEIVGIVSFSILCGIGYPDSYTRVYKYLDFINSTMTGS from the exons aTATATTTACGAGATTGGAAATTCAAAATGGTATCACTAATTTCGATCGCTACTAATTTCGTGATTTTTGCTCTCATTGCAATCAGTGATGGAG ATGCAAGATCACTGGCCAGGATATTGGAGGGAACGGATGCAGAGCCGGAAAAGTTTCCGTACATGGTTTCGTTGAGAAGATGGAATAATCACGTTTGCGGTGGTGCTATTATTAGTCCACGACATATTCTTACAGCGGCCCATTGTTTTATCGGGCGGGCTGATCCTCCGTATACCGAAGGGCTGGTAATCGTTAGTGGTGCTGCGGTAAATCGGTATAATGGTGAGATTCATCAGGTTAAGAAAGTAACCCCTCACAGTGATTATAGAAAGGGTACTGAGAACCGATGGCGTAATGATATTGCTGTGGTCgag ttaaaaaacgACATTACTGAAAACCGTTATCAAAAACCAATAGCTTTGCCGAAAACAGACACACCAGGCAATGTAACAGCTGTATTAAGTGGGTGGGGACAAACTACTCTAAGAGGTGAAGAATCAGATCGACTTAAACAAAGAATCGTTCGTATATTGCCCAATGACGAGTGCAATAAAAAAGATGCTGATATTTTAGACACAAATTTGTGTGGATTCGATGGCCGCGGAACTGGATTTTGTGaa GGTGACAGCGGTAGTCCTTTGATCCACAATGATGAAATTGTAGGCATTGTTTCATTTTCAATACTCTGTGGAATAGGATATCCTGACTCATATACTCGTGTTTACAAATATTTAGATTTCATTAATAGCACTATGACcggatcataa
- the LOC130675523 gene encoding uncharacterized protein LOC130675523, giving the protein MKNIEEEILYLVELNVYDLELTGDKIHEATNKDFLVKIRFLSLPVFVVSQNDFESILNPNEPSGSKEREQEEKKIRGTEDGNTVFIYESGKSCVFGKRPRDLLHEMQTTPLRIGIFCNCDTYPIAETTIQFTGCICDQVAMAMNDSNHMPKPYVLSSTWDLLDPGGNPAGKIKLDFKITCKGKFIVTNYQLKEKSYDPPAAVSQPDGEEGQTVDPESPENQQVEAKASRKSKKGKKKKKKKKKK; this is encoded by the coding sequence atgaaaaatattgaagaagAAATATTGTATTTGGTTGAGCTCAATGTATATGATTTAGAATTAACTGGAGACAAAATTCACGAGGCGACAAACAAagattttttggtaaaaataagATTTCTGTCATTGCCGGTATTTGTGGTGTCACAGAATGACTTTGAGTctattttaaatccaaatgAACCGAGTGGTAGTAAAGAACGAGagcaagaagaaaaaaaaatacgtggtACTGAAGATGGGAATAcggtatttatatatgaatccGGTAAATCATGTGTCTTTGGTAAACGTCCGCGTGATCTTTTACATGAAATGCAAACGACACCGCTGAGAATCGGTATATTCTGTAATTGTGACACGTATCCGATTGCCGAGACGACTATACAATTTACCGGTTGTATATGCGATCAAGTCGCAATGGCTATGAATGATAGTAACCATATGCCTAAACCTTATGTGCTGTCAAGTACTTGGGATCTTTTAGATCCAGGTGGTAATCCAGCtggtaaaataaaacttgattttaaaattacttgtaAAGGTAAATTTATAGTTACAAATTATCAGTTAAAAGAAAAGTCTTATGATCCACCGGCGGCTGTGTCTCAACCGGATGGAGAGGAAGGTCAGACAGTTGATCCTGAAAGTCCGGAAAATCAACAAGTCGAAGCTAAAGCCTCTCGCAAAagtaaaaaaggaaaaaaaaagaagaagaagaagaagaagaaataa